A region from the Medicago truncatula cultivar Jemalong A17 chromosome 6, MtrunA17r5.0-ANR, whole genome shotgun sequence genome encodes:
- the LOC25496212 gene encoding PXMP2/4 family protein 4, whose translation MAKRFFHTLQQHVRRYYPKNKTTHFHYRTSQTNNRSFSSSSSCSNNSKKLGFVGWYLRKLETYPVLTKCITSSLIFTAADLTSQMITLPSSASYDLKRTSRMTIYGLLILGPSQHKYFNFLSKILPNRDVATTLKKILMGQALFGPVINTVFFSYIGALQGESGPEIVARLKRDLLPTLIGGAMFWPVCDFVTFKFVPVHLQPLMNSSCAYVWTIYLTYMANRTNLTEA comes from the exons atgGCGAAACGTTTCTTCCATACTCTCCAACAACATGTTCGACGTTATTACCCAAAGAACAAAACAACACATTTTCATTACAGAACTTCACAAACGAATAAtcgttctttttcttcttcttcttcttgttctaaCAACTCTAAGAAACTTGGGTTTGTGGGTTGGTATTTGCGTAAGCTTGAAACTTACCCTGTTCTTACTAAGTGTATAACTTCCTCGCTTATTTTTACTGCTGCTGATCTTACTTCACAG ATGATTACATTACCCTCTTCTGCTTCGTATGATTTAAAAAGGACATCCCGTATGACAATATATGGGCTGCTAATCTTGGGACCATCACAGCataagtattttaattttctatccAAAATTTTACCTAACAGAGATGTGGCAACAACcttgaagaaaattttaatgGGACAAGCTTTATTTGGACCTGTCATCAATACTGTTTTCTTCTCCTACATTGGTGCTTTACAAG GTGAAAGTGGGCCTGAAATTGTTGCCAGGCTGAAGCGAGATCTACTTCCTACATTAATAGGCGGTGCTATGTTTTGGCCTGTATGTGATTTTGTCACCTTCAAATTCGTTCCAGTCCATTTGCAG CCACTGATGAATAGTTCCTGCGCATATGTGTGGACCATTTATTTAACTTACATGGCGAACCGAACAAACTTGACCGAAGCTtag